From Debaryomyces hansenii CBS767 chromosome C complete sequence, a single genomic window includes:
- a CDS encoding DEHA2C17446p (similar to uniprot|Q9UVJ0 Candida albicans yjl097b) — MSSTKPEGFSTPQKWLITYNSISASLWSIVFFNTVFLSLSLGQPYFFDMTNKITTIIQCFAVVEIYNSATGNVKSPLFTTVTQVFSRLLIVLGICQLLPESPANVHWCFITLCLSWSITEIIRYSYYASNLRSPDKVPYYLTWARYSLFYVLYPTGVMSEMFMVYLSLDEAQNVVGYLYSWFLKAMLVTYLPGLYMLYTYMIKQRKKVLGKPKSLKKTE, encoded by the coding sequence ATGTCATCTACCAAGCCTGAAGGCTTCAGCACTCCCCAAAAATGGTTAATTACATACAATTCTATTTCTGCTTCATTGTGGTCAATTGTATTTTTTAATACGGTTTTCTTGAGTTTGTCTTTGGGTCAACCTTACTTTTTTGATATGACAAACAAAATTACCACAATCATCCAATGTTTTGCTGTTGTGGAAATTTATAACTCGGCTACAGGAAATGTTAAGTCTCCATTGTTTACTACAGTAACCCAGGTGTTTTCGAGACTATTGATCGTCTTAGGGATTTGTCAATTGTTGCCTGAATCGCCTGCAAACGTTCATTGGTGTTTTATTACGTTATGTTTATCATGGTCAATTACTGAAATAATTAGATACTCTTATTATGCGTCTAATTTGCGTTCTCCTGATAAAGTACCATATTATTTGACGTGGGCTCgttattcattattttatgTATTATATCCAACCGGTGTTATGTCTGAGATGTTTATGGTTTATTTGTCTCTTGATGAAGCTCAAAATGTTGTCGGTTATTTGTACTCGTGGTTTTTGAAAGCTATGCTAGTTACCTATTTGCCTGGTCTTTACATGTTATACACATACATGATCAAGCAAAGAAAGAAGGTTTTGGGAAAGCCAAAATCTTTGAAGAAAACTGAATAG
- a CDS encoding DEHA2C17468p (weakly similar to uniprot|P40955 Saccharomyces cerevisiae YJL099w CHS6 or uniprot|P36122 Saccharomyces cerevisiae YKR027w FMP50) yields the protein MATNEGFERGHRKNKSSTSSLPPFLSSYNSSTSISSYISPTSDSDYKGNSPLITPCIREPYYGQSLGMRSNSQMTINSDTCNGPPDLIHWGKYFGSRSSQFLNNDFISKKWKANDESYSKDEDGYVGFYYYANGINFDRSEITIEDYICDIIGLEKKDEEYTWKKDANNDFSTNSKKEIVVTYCTYNIFSKADLRSKFKIRTFGSSKAASIKIEKSYQIIPNSLDSRNRKVYSFSMQTIKNLSSTFWEELTVSQIIRLFNHLDNPDKQITGLVSYANLTSSKQVIIKSAKLLVKFLNKGNMTETDPAIGSITGTGNSGESNKKTNQYKNSIVDSLLRICNLDTSGEVSDITIDEIRRRYYISMGEVGEWDIVILKILKVRSGSNKETDYIRLIHKHLNSISIHNTQSALVLIEQVKFLISKKDYETALKIAKICIEILPLDFETWYNLALCYILVKDYANALLVMNSIPIILSQKLKNMDTDSVAGVKDIYIETFINRLNYNEEVISEKTFESYFPRPRSHASNYPRYVSLLKKSVPDDALVDEGSIQMIWNDLFLFNSHLRRPINGNQFYQSPLMNSSARELSSVDPNLIRLCGPSSAKIILSAQSAGTSSSSILDFDRKSTWGRCYDLLSFLIALVGWDDLIRIKERVFKSSNVISDNSRPEYVVNNNVKENTQVVCEGWLDQLFLIIYEDLKSLMLITAHDKEQHHSAIEWEMLGLLGWSVKYNLNESISSLMTSVMGTAASGGFDYFGTVQLLEIYDEFILSEVSDSNISALHDDYELKLHAHKLILNLSEEVHDEFIRSLEEDYLTLDFILLNLMKLISWNVRWYQYVSNYLVTKILTKLCTKYDSVFIRSKIRVVFEQNKLNTALKTKNKNKFSLSSILGYSSTAQPKVHEFLESDTIVDYTEKLIGRIDEINSSAATR from the coding sequence ATGGCAACAAACGAAGGTTTCGAAAGAGGACATAGAAAGAATAAACTGTCTACATCTTCTTTGCCCCCCTTCTTGTCCTCATACAATTCGTCGACTTCCATCTCTTCGTATATCTCGCCTACAAGCGATTCAGATTACAAAGGTAATAGTCCTTTAATTACGCCGTGTATAAGAGAACCATATTATGGACAATCTCTCGGAATGAGATCGAATTCTCAGATGACAATAAATTCGGACACTTGTAACGGACCGCCAGATCTAATTCATTGGGGTAAGTATTTTGGATCTAGATCGTCgcaatttttgaataatgatttcataTCTAAGAAGTGGAAAGCAAACGATGAATCATACTCAAAGGATGAAGATGGATATGTGGggttttattattatgctAATGGTATTAATTTCGACAGAAGCGAAATTACTATTGAAGATTATATCTGTGATATAATTGGGTTAGAGAAAaaggatgaagaatataCTTGGAAGAAAGATGCTAACAATGATTTTTCCACTAATAGTAAGAAGGAAATCGTTGTAACATACTGTACCTACAATATATTCAGTAAAGCTGACTTACGTTCAAAGTTTAAAATCCGTACGTTTGGGTCATCTAAGGCTGCATCAATTAAGATCGAAAAATCTTACCAAATTATTCCGAACAGTTTAGattcaagaaatagaaaAGTATATTCATTCAGTATGCAAAcgataaaaaatttatcttctaCTTTTTGGGAGGAGTTGACCGTTTCTCAGATAATACGATTATTCAATCACCTTGATAATCCTGATAAGCAAATCACTGGTTTGGTTAGCTACGCGAACTTAACTAGTTCAAAACAAGTCATAATTAAATCTGCAAAACTATTagttaaatttttgaacaaAGGTAACATGACTGAAACAGATCCTGCTATTGGAAGTATTACAGGGACAGGTAATAGTGGGGAGTCTAATAAGAAGACCaatcaatataaaaattctATCGTTGATTCCTTACTAAGGATTTGCAATTTAGATACCAGCGGTGAAGTGAGTGATATTACAATAGATGAAATAAGACGTAGATACTATATTAGCATGGGGGAAGTTGGAGAATGGGATATtgttattttgaaaatactTAAAGTTCGAAGTGGCTCGAACAAGGAAACAGATTACATTAGGTTGATACATAAACATCTTAATTCTATCAGCATTCACAATACTCAACTGGCATTGGTCCTAATAGAACAAGTTAAATTTCTAATATCGAAAAAGGATTATGAAACTGCTTTGAAAATAGCGAAAATTTGTATCGAAATACTTCCACTTGATTTTGAGACTTGGTATAATTTGGCATTATGCTATATTCTTGTAAAAGATTATGCAAATGCTCTACTAGTGATGAATTCTATTCCCATAATTTTATCtcagaaattaaaaaatatgGATACTGACAGCGTTGCAGGCGTTAaggatatatatatagaaacATTTATTAACAGACTTAACTATAATGAAGAGGTAATATCCGAGAAAACGTTTGAATCATACTTCCCAAGGCCTAGATCGCATGCTTCTAATTATCCGAGATATGTCTCtctattgaagaaatctgTACCAGATGATGCATTGGTAGATGAAGGTTcgattcaaatgatttggAACGATTTgtttttattcaattcacACCTTCGTCGTCCTATAAATGGAAATCAGTTTTACCAATCGCCCCTTATGAATAGTTCAGCTCGTGAATTGTCGTCTGTTGATCCAAACCTTATCAGACTATGTGGTCCATCCTCTGCgaaaataattctctcGGCACAATCAGCTGGTacatcatcatcatcaatctTGGACTTTGATAGGAAATCTACTTGGGGTAGATGCTATGATCTATTGTCATTTCTAATCGCTCTAGTTGGTTGGGACGATCTTATCAGGATAAAAGAAAGAGTTTTTAAAAGCCTGAATGTGATATCTGACAACTCTAGACCAGAATACGTCGTTAACAATAACGTCAAAGAGAACACTCAAGTTGTATGTGAGGGTTGGTTAGATCAATTATTCTTGATCATTTATGAGGATTTAAAAAGTTTAATGCTTATCACTGCTCATGACAAGGAGCAACATCATAGTGCTATTGAATGGGAAATGTTAGGTTTATTAGGCTGGTCAGTAAAATACAATTTGAATGAGTCTATAAGTTCATTAATGACAAGTGTTATGGGAACAGCTGCTCTGGGAggatttgattattttggCACTGTGCAGCTACTCGAGATATATGACGAGTTTATATTAAGTGAAGTTCTGGATTCTAACATTAGTGCATTGCATGATGATTACGAGCTAAAGTTGCATGCACATaagttgattttgaatctaTCAGAAGAAGTACACgatgaatttattagatcATTAGAAGAAGACTATTTGACATTAGATTTCATATTGCTCAATCTAATGAAGTTAATAAGTTGGAATGTAAGATGGTATCAGTATGTTTCGAATTATCTAGtaacaaaaattttgacAAAGTTATGTACGAAATACGACCTGGTCTTCATTCGGAGTAAAATAAGGGTAGTTTTTGaacaaaacaaattaaatacAGCATTAAAAACGAAGAATAAGAACAAGTTTTCTTTAAGTTCAATTTTGGGATATTCTTCTACAGCGCAACCTAAAGTGCATGAATTTTTAGAAAGCGATACGATTGTTGATTATACCGAAAAATTAATTGGACGGATTGACGAAATCAATCTGCTGGCGGCAACAAGATAA
- a CDS encoding DEHA2C17490p (similar to uniprot|P08678 Saccharomyces cerevisiae YJL005w CYR1 adenylate cyclase), whose product MSFLRRDKSKNNIFNSFAAGQYNMSTNNPNNRETNEMNSNKFQEPPSPMTDNFEGSAMNTTTNQTGANSSAIGSENGANTRPKLDKKSSSNGVYPTSSSSSMSSNDRNEGQIFFNSKFSEHDDRIVSQGHHSQVQGNQAQGSQEQGNQVQQQQKMPVRNSSVGFNNEAMYSPRSSIVSLSTPPTQSNNNSELAVSSEQSHIKDNYKGFHANKRPKGLANIPPLAHPIKPRFRKKGSSLLGKLIYSSRKDSEGSQQSGESAPQHSIEVEPEMPEERDQQRRNSSGNNGGQTQVNKKSVSSAGSNSSKHKFRIPSISLDHHHHHHSHNDEPEETNQQPRAHSTSSAEIRYNNKGGDKKMPTSFDLDMDINEMQGIVKSPNQSSTHENKNPLSDIDAARSFTFNLTDTNSKVPLQQTSDNVNLLMQRSSSSVASSVPSGNVNTRQNVNRSGGGWRAPDSWDVKLNGPLGSAKGDNRSLSDSDNEDKMDDRISSADTSSTLSNSMNQLNDKPTNKLQNAQQVSPRKQNKKSDVRAETPKNSRSNLPVLYGSSNISHVVPTQSDSKSLTKGPNHIVRVFKEDNTFTTILCPLETTTAELLNIVQMKFFLESTTNYQISVYIGNCVKVLEPFERPLKIQMGLLMLSGYSDNDNLRIIGREDLSYICKFVVENIYLRNLTHEEEIMLSKDYVDVNISNSDLKNIPIIFHQHTYEIEKLNVSDNPSIYIPLDFIQSCTNLTSIIFSRNGCSKFPINFLEAKQLTHLNMEKNFLDDLPSKIGHLRNLTHLKLNSNQLSTLPKSFGKLQNLVSLNLSSNYLEAYPEAISELYNLADLDLSYNDLSYLPESIGKLTQLIKLNVSTNKLSKTLPLYITKLISLKRFDLRYNKLTNVDVLGSLPNLEVVYASKNNISTFNDEMESLRLLHFDRNPITDLTFDTLLPNLAVLDLSKAKITAIPPEFMHKISSIEKLVLDKNHLINLPNEIGNLTKLAYLSAYGNNLQVLPPSIDKLVSLQYLDLHSNNLQLLPNGIWDLKSLTYLNVSSNMLSTLPQPPLSVAKRISSTANFRQSPISGLSSESDSRRPSFQSVIESDSTNTPIEPTDAIAEVSSEGGPYEESSTSSVNFNNSSGSLADSLLVLVLADNRLDDDCFDSISFLVELKTLNLSYNDLLEIPEGAARRMTKLVELYLSGNELTSLPTDDLDNIKSLKLLYLNNNKFVSLPAELSKLVNLQHLDVGSNQLKYNISNWPYDWNWHWNKNLKYLNFSGNKRFEIKQSHMKNPDTGEDFDSLLVLKNLKVLGLIDVTLTTTSVPDHTIDMRIRTTASELDNIGYGVSDTMGMRDHVSSRDIFIQKFRGNENEVLICSIDGKSGSPNHTHRISALVKSLFVPNFTNELNKLKNEEGIQDAIRRTFLSLNKEINGILSAKKYNCFNPSSQISPEFADLNLRDDAAAGCAMSIVYIKEKKLYTANIGDVETLLSMSNGDHILLTNKHDPTNRTEFERIRASGGYVSGDGALDGDLAVSRGVGFFNYLPHTHSGPDISEIELTSADDMIIMATKVLWNYITFEIAVDILRQEKNDPMIAAQKLRDYAICYGATDKIAVIVITLGEKKSNKMKFGTKAFYNNLGQENDVFAKKRRDRSQLLVGDSTLRRLEEEIEPPEGILALAFTDIKNSTLLWDSYPVAMRSAIKIHNAIMRRQLRIVGGYEVKTEGDAFMVSFPSPTAALLWCFNVQQQLLKQDWPAEILETDHCCEVTDSKGEVIFRGLSVRMGIHWGSPVCELDYVTRRMDYFGPMVNRASRIMAIADGGQIAVSSDFLAEIRALYKIHEDVTSGATTLYDAYQGNVRGGEIIEREIRSIEEIKWSFFELGEKKLKGLETPELITLVYPKKLEVRFEIFQKRLFHIEDSQSSTRIVGTLPVYSIYGLRTVSLRLENICSCINGGVHVNEGFQMNSSDLISEKINSSFKESDLMGLLNHIVTRIENCAATLHLRQQMSLLGDKGGYIDFTQIQPISNVMDDLKNLIEQFEQYKMLQEGL is encoded by the coding sequence ATGAGTTTTTTGAGAAgagataaatcaaaaaacaACATATTCAATAGTTTTGCTGCTGGTCAGTATAACATGTCTACGaataatccaaataatcGAGAGACAAACGAAATGAATAGTAATAAGTTTCAAGAGCCACCTTCTCCCATGActgataattttgaaggaTCAGCAATGAATACGACGACAAATCAAACGGGCGCTAATAGCTCGGCTATTGGGTCTGAAAATGGGGCCAATACTAGACCTAAGCTCGATAAGAAACTGTCATCAAACGGGGTATATCCTACCTCGTCGTCATCATCCATGAGCTCGAATGATAGGAACGAAGGAcagatttttttcaatagtaAATTCAGCGAACATGACGATAGAATAGTGCTGCAGGGACATCATAGCCAAGTGCAAGGAAACCAAGCGCAAGGAAGCCAAGAGCAAGGGAATCAGGTgcaacagcaacaaaaAATGCCGGTACGAAATAGTTCTGTGGgatttaataatgaagcGATGTATAGCCCAAGATCGTCTATAGTATCTCTTTCTACACCACCAACACAAAGCAATAACAACTCAGAGTTGGCTGTTAGTTCGGAACAGAGCCATATTAAAGACAACTATAAGGGGTTTCACGCAAATAAGCGTCCCAAAGGACTAGCAAATATTCCGCCTTTAGCGCATCCAATAAAGCCCCGGTTCAGGAAGAAGGGCAGCTCATTGTTAGggaaattgatttattcaTCCAGAAAAGATTCTGAAGGTTCTCAGCAATCGGGTGAGCTGGCACCGCAACATTCTATTGAAGTAGAGCCCGAAATGCCTGAAGAAAGGGATCAGCAGCGTCGGAACTCGTCTGGCAATAATGGAGGCCAGACGCAGGTCAACAAAAAGAGTGTTAGCTCTGCTGGCTCGAACTCTTCTAAACATAAGTTCAGAATTCCTTCGATATCTTTGGATCATCATCACCATCACCATTCTCACAACGATGAACCTGAGGAAACCAACCAACAGCCTAGGGCTCATTCGACGTCAAGCGCAGAAATAAGATATAATAACAAGGGAGGTGATAAAAAGATGCCAACCTCTTTCGATCTAGATATGGATATAAACGAAATGCAAGGCATCGTGAAAAGTCCAAACCAGTCTTCGACTCACGAGAATAAGAATCCTTTAAGTGATATCGATGCTGCACGTTCTTTTACGTTCAATCTTACTGATACCAATAGTAAAGTGCCGCTACAACAAACTTCTGATAATGTAAACCTTCTAATGCAAAGATCATCATCAAGTGTCGCTTCATCAGTTCCCTCAGGTAATGTGAATACGAGACAGAATGTGAACCGATCCGGAGGGGGTTGGAGAGCTCCTGATAGTTGGGATGTTAAGTTGAATGGTCCCTTAGGTTCGGCAAAGGGCGATAATAGATCACTATCTGACtcagataatgaagataaaatgGATGATAGAATCAGTAGTGCGGATACATCCTCGACTTTAAGTAATTCCATGAATCAGTTAAACGATAAGCCGACTAATAAACTACAGAATGCACAGCAAGTCTCTCCAAGAAAACAGAATAAAAAATCAGATGTACGCGCGGAGACACCTAAAAACTCAAGATCGAACTTGCCTGTTTTGTATGGCTCAAGTAACATTTCGCACGTAGTTCCTACTCAATCGGATTCTAAAAGTCTTACAAAGGGACCAAATCACATAGTCAGAGTTTTCAAGGAAGATAACACATTTACTACAATTTTGTGTCCGCTAGAAACAACAACTGCAGAGTTGTTAAATATAGTGCAAATGaaattctttcttgaatCAACTACAAACTACCAGATATCTGTGTACATAGGTAATTGTGTGAAGGTATTAGAGCCATTTGAAAGACCATTGAAGATTCAGATGGGCTTATTAATGTTAAGTGGATATTCTGACAACGATAATTTAAGGATTATTGGAAGAGAAGACTTGTCCTATATTTGTAAATTTGTGGTGGAAAACATTTATTTGAGGAATTTGACTCACGAAGAGGAAATCATGCTTTCTAAAGATTATGTTGatgtaaatatttctaactcagatttgaaaaacatCCCTATCATTTTCCATCAGCATACttatgaaattgaaaaattgaatgtATCAGACAATCCatctatttatattccaTTAGATTTTATTCAGTCTTGTACTAACTTGACTAgtataatattttctaGGAATGGGTGTTCAAAGTTTCCTATAAATTTCTTAGAGGCTAAGCAACTAACGCATCTTAACATGGAAAAGAACTTTTTAGACGACTTACCGTCAAAAATAGGCCATTTGCGAAATTTAACACATTTGAAGTTAAATTCGAATCAATTATCCACGTTACCTAAATCTTTTGGAAAATTGCAGAATTTAGTATCTTTGAACTTGTCATCAAATTATCTTGAAGCTTATCCCGAAGCAATTAgtgaattatataatttggCAGATTTAGACTTGTcttataatgatttatcttATTTGCCAGAGTCAATTGGAAAATTAACTCAGTTGATTAAGTTAAATGTGTCtacaaataaattgagTAAGACATTGCCATTGTATATCACAAAGTTAATCTCGTTGAAACGGTTTGATTTAAGGTATAACAAGCTTACAAATGTTGATGTGCTAGGTTCTTTACCTAACTTAGAAGTTGTCTATGCTTCAAAGAACAACATTTCCAcatttaatgatgaaatggAAAGCTTGAGATTGCTTCATTTTGATAGAAACCCCATTACAGATCTAACGTTTGATACTTTATTACCGAACTTAGCAGTATTAGATTTATCGAAGGCTAAAATTACTGCTATTCCTCCCGAATTTATGCATAAAATTTCGAGCATTGAAAAGTTGGTCTTGGATAAGAAccatttaattaatttaccTAATGAGATTGGGAATTTAACCAAACTCGCGTATTTATCGGCTTACGGTAATAACTTACAAGTGTTACCACCgtcaattgataaattagtATCCTTacaatatttggatttgcACTCAAATAACTTGCAGTTGTTGCCTAATGGCATTTGGGATCTTAAATCTTTAACTTATTTAAATGTGTCGTCTAATATGCTTAGCACTTTACCGCAGCCACCATTGTCTGTGGCTAAAAGGATTTCTTCCACGGCTAATTTTAGGCAAAGCCCTATAAGCGGCCTTAGCCTGGAATCGGACTCGAGACGGCCTTCATTTCAGTCGGTAATTGAAAGCGACAGTACAAATACCCCGATAGAACCTACTGATGCCATTGCAGAAGTTAGTAGTGAAGGGGGTCCTTATGAAGAAAGCAGTACATCATCAGtaaattttaataattcttcaggTTCTTTGGCAGACAGCTTATTAGTTTTAGTTTTAGCTGATAACAGATTAGATGATGATTGTTTcgattcaatttcatttttagtTGAATTAAAGACCTTAAATTTGTCGTATAATGATCTATTAGAAATTCCAGAAGGTGCAGCTAGAAGAATGACCAAGTTGgttgaattatatttatccGGAAATGAATTAACTAGTTTACCTACTGATGACTTAGACAATATTAAATCTTTGAagttattatatttgaataataacaaatttGTTTCTCTTCCTGCAGAATTGAGCAAATTAGTTAATTTGCAGCATTTAGATGTTGGCTCgaatcaattaaaatataatatttcaaattggCCATATGATTGGAATTGGCATTggaataaaaatttaaaatacttgaatttttctgGTAACaaaagatttgaaattaaacAGAGTCACATGAAGAACCCCGATACAGGCGAAGATTTTGATAGTTTACtagttttgaaaaatttgaaggtACTTGGTCTAATAGATGTCACTTTGACAACAACATCAGTTCCGGATCATACGATAGACATGCGCATAAGAACTACCGCATCGGAATTAGATAATATTGGTTATGGGGTTTCTGATACAATGGGTATGCGAGACCATGTTTCCAGCAGAGATATTTTCATACAGAAATTTAGAGGTAATGAAAATGAGGTCTTAATATGCTCAATTGATGGAAAGTCAGGATCACCAAATCACACCCATCGGATATCAGCATTGGTAAAGTCTCTTTTCGTTCCGAACTTCACTAAtgaattaaacaaattaaaaaatgAGGAGGGGATTCAAGATGCCATTCGAAGAACTTTCCTTTCTTtgaacaaagaaattaacGGTATATTATCTGCTAAAAAATACAATTGCTTTAATCCTAGTTCTCAGATTAGTCCAGAATTTGCAGATTTAAACCTCCGTGATGATGCAGCAGCAGGTTGTGCCATGTCTATTGTTtatatcaaagaaaaaaagcTTTATACTGCTAATATTGGTGATGTTGAGACATTATTATCCATGAGTAATGGCGATCACATTTTATTAACTAACAAGCATGATCCTACTAATAGAACAGAATTCGAAAGAATTAGAGCCTCGGGTGGTTATGTTTCCGGCGATGGTGCATTAGATGGTGATTTAGCAGTTTCTCGTGGTGTTGGgttcttcaattatttaCCTCATACACATTCAGGACCGGATATAagtgaaattgaattaactTCTGCGGATGACATGATTATTATGGCTACCAAGGTCTTGTGGAATTATATTACGTTTGAGATAGCAGTTGATATTCTAAGACAAGAGAAGAATGATCCTATGATTGCTGCTCAAAAATTAAGAGATTATGCTATCTGTTATGGTGCGACTGATAAGATAGCCGTAATTGTTATTACTTTAGGCGAGAAAAAATCCAACAAAATGAAGTTTGGAACTAAAGCcttttataataatttgggACAGGAAAATGATGTCTTtgcaaagaaaagaagGGATAGATCCCAACTTTTAGTGGGCGACTCTACGCTAAGAAgattggaagaagaaatagaacCACCAGAAGGTATATTAGCGTTGGCATTCACTGATATCAAAAATTCTACTTTATTGTGGGATTCATATCCTGTTGCAATGAGATCTGCTATTAAAATTCACAATGCTATTATGCGTCGTCAACTAAGGATCGTTGGGGGTTATGAAGTTAAAACAGAAGGGGATGCGTTTATGGTTTCGTTTCCATCGCCTACAGCAGCACTATTATGGTGTTTTAATGTTCAACAGCAGTTATTAAAGCAAGATTGGCCTGCAGAAATATTGGAAACCGATCATTGTTGCGAAGTTACTGATAGTAAGGGTGAAGTAATTTTCAGAGGATTATCTGTACGTATGGGTATTCATTGGGGTTCACCAGTATGTGAACTTGATTATGTTACTCGAAGAATGGACTACTTCGGCCCTATGGTTAATCGTGCGTCTCGTATCATGGCTATCGCTGATGGTGGTCAAATTGCAGTTAGTTCAGACTTTTTGGCTGAAATCAGGGCATTGTATAAAATTCACGAGGACGTTACCAGTGGTGCGACAACGCTATATGATGCTTATCAAGGGAACGTTCGTGGCGGTGAAATAATCGAAAGAGAAATACGTTccattgaagaaatcaaatggtcattttttgaattagGTGAAAAGAAGTTAAAGGGTTTAGAAACTCCCGAATTGATTACATTAGTCTACCCAAAAAAATTAGAGGTAAGATTTGAGATATTCCAGAAGAGATTATTCCACATTGAAGATTCACAATCGAGCACTAGAATTGTTGGAACCTTGCCGGTTTATAGCATTTATGGTTTAAGAACGGTATCTTTGAGATTAGAGAATATTTGTTCGTGCATCAATGGCGGTGTTCACGTTAATGAAGGATTCCAAATGAATTCGTCTGATCTTATTTCTGAAAAGATTAATTCCTCATTTAAAGAAAGTGATCTAATGGGGCTTTTGAACCATATAGTTACTAGAATCGAAAATTGCGCAGCAACATTGCATTTAAGACAGCAAATGAGCCTCTTGGGTGACAAAGGAGGTTATATTGACTTTACTCAAATTCAACCCATATCTAATGTCATGGATGATCTTAAGAATTTGATAGAACAATTCGAACAATACAAGATGCTCCAGGAAGGTCTTTAG